The nucleotide sequence ctattaaaattaccaatttactaATGGGTGGTGACCACTAACCCCTAAGTAAATATCCGAATTCTAATCTCACCTTATACGTACAATAATTTATTTGTCAACTATAAATTATGTGAGAAACTAGAAAAAAACTCTAATTAACtcactatcttatcttattttatttagagAAAGTATAAAAAGCCAATAGAGTatctatacaatgtgtacaatgaggaTATAAGAATGTTCAATTCAgtaggatatcagatgtttattatccctgatATCTTATTGTGTTCGattcatttatttattatatatggcCAAaaacatttattatttcttgctaATATTGACCAAATCTAAATTCTTAAATACTAAATTCTAAACTCTAAATTCTGACAATATAAAAAACAAAGTATTGGCTTCTAGTTTTAATATTGATAGAAAGTGTTGTTTCTTggtcatttttttttgttgatgtATCTTATGGTATTTATACAACACCCTAATCCTGAAAATGGGATTTCAATGGTTAGGATCTACGGCCCAAACATAAGTTCACACCGTGGGCCTGCAGTGGCATTCAACATATTTGATTGGAAAGGGGAAAAGATTGATCCTAAACTAGTGCAGAAACTAGCTGACAGGAACAATATCTCATTGGGTTCTGCATTTTTACGTAATATGAAGTTAGACAAGAATCAAGAGGAGGAGCAACGAGCCTTGGAATCTAGCGCTTCTGATGATTATAGGCCGGGCCTGTACAAGAAGAGAGATAGTCATGGGCTTGGCCCTGGGATATTCGTGGTGACTTCTACACTTGGTTTCTTGACAAACTTTGAAGATGTTTACAGATTGTGGGCTTTTATTTCAAGGTTTCTTGATGCAGATTTTGTGGAGAAAGAGACATGGAGATATGTAGCTCTTAATCAAAAGACAATTGATATATGAACTTGTTAccccattttatttattttagtttccATTTCAGTGGTACTTTGCTTTTTTCATTCAAATTGACTCAGCCATTCCACTTATGCTTAATTAACTTGGACACACCAATCATGTTCAGAATTTCAAGACAAAAACCAGACAGCTATCAATATCCGCACACTACTCTTCATCCAAATTAGAGATTTGGTAGAAGAACACAAATTTTGTAGAAGTTTGGTTTTCGGGGTTTTTAGCTCGATAATGTGATAACTGATAACATGATAATAGAACTGCAGAAGAAACAATCTTTGTGGAGATCATGGTGACCACAACGAAAAAAGAGGTAGAGATGGTAACGTGTtaaaatagagtaaagtatcgtttatCTCACTAATATTTAGGTTAAGTTTTAatgttaattctaatattttaaattttatatttaagttCTTaacgattttaaaattattacaacattattttattgttaactcttaataattttgtaacaaaaatacACAGGTTAACGTTataatcaaggttctgaaaaccggatcgAACCGGCCGGTTGAACTGGTTCAACCGGGAATCAGCAAGAAAAACGGTTCGGTTCTTCCTCTAAATCGTTAAACACAAAACCGTTCTAAAACCGTTGAACCGGCTAAGAATCGGGCGGTTGGATCGGACTGAAAACTGACCGGTTTTtagaaacgacgccgttttgccATTtagaacagaaaaaaaaaacacactcaCACTTCACCCCCCAAACCCATTCGTGCTAGCCCTAGCCCCAGTCACACTTCACACGATGTCTCCCTCTCCTTCCCCAGCCACTGCCCTAGCCCCTAACCCAAAAGCCTAGCCTCTTCCACGGATCCGCCGCCGCCATCCGTCGGAGGCGCCTCTTCCTTCCCCCTGTCCGAGACCGAAACCCCTAGCTCGGCACGTAGTCGCGTCGTCTTCTTGCTCGAGTTCGAGCTGCAAGCCGTGGTCTCGCCGTCGCCGTCCTTCTCGTCTCGCCGTCGCCGTCCTTCTCTCATTCAAGGTTAGTGGTCTGAACTCTGAAGTTAGTGATTGATTTCTGGTATGTTACTGATTCTGTTCTAATATGTGCTTTTGTTACTGATTTGTTACTGATTCTGAAATTGAGTAATGGATTTGTTTCTGAAATTGAGTAATGGATTTGTTACTGATTATGTTCTATGGTCTTATGGATGATTATTTGATATCTAGCCATTCTGTTGCTGTTTTTAATTTGGATTATGATTTATTGATTTTAGTTATGGATGAAAGTATTAATCAAGAAGCAGTTGCTGATAATGCCTGTTTGAGTAATAGTCAGTCACAAGATTCTTCTAATTTATGAATGTATTTTTTGATGGATCTGTAATTAACTAATTACCCAGGTTAGTGTTTTAGTGTTTTCTCTATTTTAGTGTTTTCTCTGTTTTCAAATTTATTGTTACTCTGTTTAGTGTTTTCTAATTTCTCGTTGGCTAGTGTTTTACACTTTTACTGGTTGTTGATGGCTCCTAATTTTTTTGTTGACATTTGCTAATGGCTTTGATTTGTAGTTGCTGGTTTTGCTTTGATTTGTAGTTGCTGGCTCCTAATTATTGTTGGTTTTGCTGGCTTTGTTTGTTGCTGAATGTTGGTGGCAGAATTTAGATATGGTTAtgttgataatttttttatttttcaatgtgcTGTGGCTGGTCTTTACTTTCGTATCTGGTTATGGATACTTCTTTGTTTTGTAGTTGCtgattttgctttgatttgtaGTTGCTGGCTCCTAATTATTGCTGGTTTTGCTGGCTTTGTTTGTTGCTGAATGTTGGTGGCAGAATTTAGATATGGTCATGTTGATAATTTTTTGACTTTTCATTGTGTTGTGGCTggtctttaattttgttttaattaataaaacTTTCACACTTCACCCCCCAAACCCATTCGTGCTAGCCCTAGCCCCAGTCACACTTCACACGATGTCTCCCTCTCCCTCCCCAGCCACCGCCCTAGCCCCTAACCCAAAAGCCTAGCCTCTTCCACGGATCCGCCGCCGCCATCCGTCGGAGGCGCCTCTTCCTTCCCCCTGTCCGAGACCGAAACCCCTAGCTCGGCACGTAGTCGCGTCGTCTTCTTGCTCGAGTTCGAGCTGCAAGCCGTGGTCTCGCCGTCGCCGTCCTTCTCGTCTCGCCGTCGCCGTCCTTCTCTCATTCAAGGTTAGTGGTCTGAACTCTGAAGTTAGTGATTGATTTCTGGTATGTTACTGATTCTGTTCTAATATGTGCTTTTGTTACTGATTTGTTACTGATTCTGAAATTGAGTAATGGATTTGTTTCTGAAATTGAGTAATGGATTTGTTACTGATTATGTTCTATGGTCTTATGGATGATTATTTGATATCTAGCCATTCTGTTGCTGTTTTTAATTTGGATTATGATTTATTGATTTTAGTTATGGATGGAagtattaatcaagaagcaaTTGCTGATAATGCCTGTTTAAGTAATAATTCGTCTACCAATCCTCCTAATTCAAATGATTCTGCTAATCCTAATCCACTAGTTCGAATAATAGTCAGTCACAAGGttcttttaatttatgaatgtatTTGTTGATGGATCTGTAATTAACTAATTACCCAGGTTAGTGTTTTAGTGTTTTCTCTATTTTAGTGTTTTCTCTGTTTTCAAATTTATTGTTACTCTGTTTAGTGTTTTCTAATTTCTCGTTGGCTAGTGTTTTACACTTTTACTGGTTGTTGATGGCTCCTAATTTTTTTGTTGACATTTGCTAATGGCTTTGATTTGTAGTTGCTGGTTTTGCTTTGATTTGTAGTTGCTGGCTCCTCCTAATTATTGCTGGTTTTGCTGGCTTTGTTTGTTGCTGAATGTTGGTGGCAGAATTTAGATATGGTTATAttgataattttttgatttttcaatgtgTTGTGGCTGGTCTTTACTTTCGTATCTGGTTATGGATACTTCTTTGTTTTGTAGTTGCTGGTTTTACTTTGATTTGTAGTTGCTGGCTCCTAATTATTGTTGGTTTTGCTGGCTTTGTTTGTTGCTGAATGTTGGTGGCAGAATTTAGATATGGTTATGttgataattttttgatttttcaatgtgATGTGGCTGGTCTTTACTTTCGTATCTGGTTATGGATACTTCTTTGTTTTGTAGTTGCTGGTTTTGCTTTGATTTATAGTTGCTGGCTCCTAATTATTGCTGGTTTTGCTGGCTTTGTTTGTTGCTGAATGTTGGTGGCAGAATTTAGATATGGTTATGttgataattttttgatttttcaatgtgCTGTGGCTGGTCTTTACTTTCGTATCTGGTTATGGATACTTCTTTGTTTTGTAGTTGCTGGTTTTGCTTTGATTTGTAGTTGCTGGCTCCTAATTATTGCTGGTTTTTGCTGGCTTTGTTTGTTGCTGATTGATGcttctaatcctaatcctaatccaccAAAGCAAATTTGCAACAAGTTCTTgtggattttgatgattgataaatcatgatgttgggatttaatatttaaatatgtttttttactatttaatttttgagtttgtattttgataagatcatatggatttggttgatgatattttatgtagtgttttaaatttcgaagatattttaagatttatattagactataattatattttaggatgtttatttataatttatttattattttattctaaaacggtttttccggttgaaccaccggttagaccggttggaccaataaaccagtaaaccagtgaCTAGAGTGGTTCGATGACCGGTCCGATTTTCCGAACCTTGGTTATAATTCATTGTTGTGGAAAACTAGTCTCGTATTACTatcagtaaaaaaaattaaaaaattaataaataaaagaaaaacaacagTAGCATgtaaaaaaaggaaaagtaattaGAGTTTTGTATTGCtagtgttatttttcttttatttatttgttataaatatacattcaattcaattaggtatcctttaaaaatagtataatattcagccttttattacaataatttaaaaaaaattaaaacaaacacatttaaaaattatgaatagatttactgtctttttaaaattaaatacacatctaaaatacaaactaaataaaattgaaatttaaaatttaaattttaaatttctatttcagatttaatatatttaattattaatatattataattaaaaacatatctaaaaattaaattattcaaaattcaaaattttgattttaaaattataaaataaaccttaaaccatcTAATTATTAACTAAATCCGTACAAAACACTCAAAGAAGCAGAGAAGTCATGGAAAACAAAACCCAGAGGCTCACATGGAAAACTCAGAGGCGCACATCGAGAAGTCATCCTCCGCCGTCGTTCATCCGCGCCACCTTCCTCTTCCGCGCTCATCTTCGACACTGCCTTCCTCCTTCTCCTCGGTGCTCATTCACAATGCCACATTCCCCTTCGTTAACACTCATCTTCGTCGCCGCCTTCCTCCTCTTTCGTTCGCATCAACCTCGCCAAAAACTTACATAAGGTTTGGTCGTGTCTTTGACAccattacttttttttattattctgtataaattttttattttttttgaaacaaaaaatcgAATAAAATGGCCTGAAGAGATTTTCATATATATTacaatgttaaattatttttgtatgTGCGATTTCTGTATTTTGAATTctgtataacttcataattttagatgtattACAAttgttttttaatgtttaaatttaaattttagatttatgattttggatgtgtttcaaaaatattttctgtataacttcataattctagatgtgttacaattatttttttaatgtttaaatttaaattttagatttatggttttggatgtgtttcaaaaatattttttgtataacttaataattttagatgtgttacaattgaaaaagaaactacaattgaaaatattttagtttgtatatataattatattcgacCATTCATCACTAGAAAATTGTAAAACAGATTCTGCATTTTATCAAAGCTACAATAAGTAAGggattaatttttttctaaatgcactgacttgaatttttttttcttcagatACAAATTGAAATATTATAGTAGAATAGAAGAAACGTAAAACAAGTAAACAATAACTAACTATGAAGTGGGTAGGAAGTTagagaaattttagtttttaaaatttaaattaatcttaattataaaTGTGTATCCTAAAAAATAGGaatatgttttaattaaaaaataaataaataatattaaaggcTGATCAAAGGCTGAATTTTGTTGTACAAGTAGCATTTTCCATATACATTTGTTATGAATGTTTTAGACTATAATcgtattttaaaaattcaaatagaTAGAGTCAGTTATAAATGTATGTAACTTAGCTGTGTCAGCTAAGAGTAAGGGTGGCAAACGGGGCTAAACTCATCGGATCGGCCtacgtaacccgccaaaaaaaaTGGTTCGGACTGAAAAATTAAGACCGCCACACTTTGAAAATCCGCCTAAGCCGCACCGGTTAAACCGCGGGCTTTGGCAGGGTGAGACGGGACCCCCCGGCGGGCCAATGCTTTTTTTCGCTAGGGACATTTTTTGATGTTCTAATTTAgtgttttggattatattttacGTTTGATTGATTATATTCTAAACAtgtagatgtttaattatatattttggacaatGTTTATTTTGCATTCAACAATATTAGCGTTCTGGCTCGACCCGCCAGCGACCTGGGTCGAAGCCCGAACAGCCGACCCGACGGTCACATTACCCAAACTGAGAGGGAACACACGCCTTTCCCTCCTCACCATGTAGAGCCTGGACAGCTAGCAGAAGCTTTCAGGAAGGTGGGCCTGATCACAAAGGGCCCACCCGAGTATGGACTATAAGAGGGCAGGGACCTATCCCTCCCCAAAGATATGTGACCTAACCCAACCCTAATAGCTgacttgagtgtcggagttcttgCAGGTGGCCCTACCATCTCGTAACCTAGCGAGTCTCAACGGCCGACCTTCCTCAGCTTGCATCCAAGTGCTAACCCCTCCAAACCTCTGCTCCATCAAGCGTATCAACCCAGACAGTAGGACCCCCGAGAACCTGAGCAGACAAACATTGGCGCTGTCTGTGGGGACTTGGTGGCCGCATGGCATTATTTCTGCCGTCGGACGAGCTTCGCGAAGAATGAGGGGCCCGTGTGAGAAGTAGGGTGAGTTTCGCTGGTGCCTCTTGCGAGCAGTCAGGGCCTGTGACCCAGTGAGGGAACCAATACTCCCGATCTCCCAAAAGACACCCTATCGGAGGAACGGGAGATGACAACTTAAAAATAATGCAGGAACTCAGGCACAGAGTGCAGAACTTGGAGCGAGAACTCGCAGCGAGAGATTGCTACTGCCCTTCCCACAGCAGGGACACCCGCCCCAGCTTGTCCGCACCCGATCTCCCACGATAAGGTCGGGTGATCGTGGGAGGCATCCTAGGAGGGGGAATGAGTGTGTGGAAACCAACGCTTGGCCTCGCTCTCAAATCCGCTCCCAAACCCCCGAGAGAACGGAAGATTATGGGGAACCCAGAAAAGCAGAGGGAGGAGAAGGCGGGACCCCATCATCATGGGAACAACCCCTTTCTACCCCTCCATCCTTAAAATCCGGCtgccaaaacactttgacaagccaacggacatgaagtACGATGGGACCAAAGATTCCCGGGAACACCTAACGACCTTTGAGGCCGGGATGAACCTGAAGGATGTCGGTGACGCAGTAAGGTGCCAAGCCTTTCCAGTAATGCTAACGGGTCCCGCGATACGGTGGTTCAACGCACTCCCGCAGGGGTCCATTACGACTTTCTTGGATAGAACTCATGGGTTCCTAGCGCAGTTCACCACGCGCATTGCCAAGGCCAAACACCCGATCAACCTTCTGGCATCACCCAGAGAAATGGAGAACCAACCTAAAAATTTCTGGACAGGCTTCAATGACGAATGCATGGAAATTGACGGCCTGACCAACTCGGTAGCCAGCCTGTGCCTGATGAATGGTTTGTTGAACGAAGACTTCAGAAAACACCTTACTACTATGCCCGTCTGGACCGTGCAGGAGATCTAAAATGTGGTAAGAGAGTACGATAATGATGAGGAAGTCAGCCAGATGGTGGCCGCTAATAAGCGGCAGTCGACCAACCCACCTCCCCGCCAACCCAGGTATGCAGACAAACCGAGAGAGACACCAAAAGAAGGGGCGTCAGGGAAACAACCCAAGCCGTTTCCTCGGGTGGGAAGTTCACGAACTATACACTCCCCTCACGGCCCCCACAGCGGAGGTCTATTAGCAGATTGTGGACAAGGGCATCTTGTCCAAACCCCGACAGCTGAAGGACAGGACTGTCGGGAACAAGAGCTTGTACTGCGACTACCATAAAGGCTTCGGTCACAAGACACAAGACGGTTTTGATTTGAAAGATTCTTTGGAGCAGGCTATCTGCGAAGGCAAGTTGGTTGAGTTCTCCCAATTCATAAGGGAACCGAGAATGAGAGAGCACGGGCGACCTGAGGAAGATCTTTGGTGCCACAACCACCCGAAAAATCCTCCCATGGTGATCACGGCGATGATTGGAATGGGCCTGGTTAAACGGATTCTTGTTGACATGAGATTGGATTCCAACATTATGTTCAGAAACGTGTTCAACACCTTGGGGATCCGAGAGTCCGATCTCAGGACCCATCATCATGGTGTCATCGACCTGGACGACAGCTACATAAGGCTCGACAGGGTAATCAGTCTTTCGATCTACATTGGAACCGGAGAAAGTAAGAGGTCAGTAATGGCAGATTTTGTCATCTTGAGAGACTCCACAGCCTACAATGTCATTCTTGGAAGGAAAACAATTAATGAACTCTTGGTGGTCATATACACCAAGTTTTTAGCAATGAAGTTTG is from Arachis ipaensis cultivar K30076 chromosome B01, Araip1.1, whole genome shotgun sequence and encodes:
- the LOC107607339 gene encoding uncharacterized protein LOC107607339 — its product is MKYDGTKDSREHLTTFEAGMNLKDVGDAVRCQAFPVMLTGPAIRWFNALPQGSITTFLDRTHGFLAQFTTRIAKAKHPINLLASPREMENQPKNFWTGFNDECMEIDGLTNSVASLCLMNGLLNEDFRKHLTTMPVWTVQEI